The following are from one region of the Gloeocapsopsis sp. IPPAS B-1203 genome:
- the lipA gene encoding lipoyl synthase: MTKPASKRNLELTVPTWVRRSIGKASEISTVQKIIKQRQIHTICEEGRCPNRGECYAQKTASFLLMGPVCTRACAFCQVDKGHAPMALDPDEPRKVAEAVQLLGLRYVVLTSVARDDLPDQGASWFVKTMEAIREDNPETQIEVLTADFWGGHSQEAGQRDRIATVVKAKPTCYNHNIETVRRLQGPVRRGAKYERSLQVLQIVKEIDASIPTKSGIMLGHGETEVEVIETMTDLRAVECDRLTIGQYLRPSLEHLPVQKYWTPEEFEHLGAIAREIGFTHVRSGPLVRSSYHAGTEGS, encoded by the coding sequence ATGACTAAGCCTGCTTCTAAACGCAATCTTGAACTTACAGTACCAACATGGGTACGCCGTTCGATCGGAAAAGCGAGTGAAATATCCACAGTTCAAAAAATTATCAAGCAACGTCAAATTCATACTATTTGCGAAGAAGGTCGCTGTCCTAATCGTGGTGAGTGTTATGCTCAGAAAACGGCATCTTTTCTCTTGATGGGACCAGTTTGCACTAGAGCCTGTGCTTTTTGTCAAGTAGATAAAGGTCATGCACCAATGGCACTAGATCCAGACGAACCGCGCAAGGTAGCAGAAGCTGTACAGTTATTAGGATTGCGTTATGTAGTGCTTACTTCAGTAGCGCGTGATGATTTACCCGATCAAGGTGCAAGTTGGTTTGTCAAAACGATGGAAGCGATTCGTGAAGATAACCCTGAGACACAAATTGAGGTGCTAACAGCAGATTTTTGGGGCGGCCATTCCCAAGAAGCAGGACAACGCGATCGCATTGCTACAGTCGTCAAGGCAAAACCGACGTGTTATAACCACAATATCGAGACAGTCCGTCGCTTACAAGGACCTGTACGCCGTGGCGCCAAGTATGAGCGATCGCTGCAAGTTCTCCAAATTGTTAAAGAAATTGATGCGAGTATTCCTACAAAATCCGGAATAATGCTAGGACACGGCGAAACTGAAGTTGAAGTGATAGAAACCATGACAGACTTGCGCGCAGTAGAGTGCGATCGCCTGACCATTGGTCAATATCTGCGCCCTTCTCTAGAACACCTCCCAGTGCAAAAATACTGGACACCTGAAGAATTTGAGCATTTAGGTGCGATCGCTCGTGAAATTGGGTTTACACACGTTCGTTCTGGTCCTTTAGTACGCAGTTCATATCATGCAGGTACAGAGGGTAGTTAG